A genome region from Brienomyrus brachyistius isolate T26 chromosome 23, BBRACH_0.4, whole genome shotgun sequence includes the following:
- the cart4 gene encoding cocaine- and amphetamine-regulated transcript 4, with product MGSVKVLAAAYYLGVSISVFIVICQGQAASENKLSSQEDTFQTGYFSKDLVEALQGLVDGNKDNRISLQKKASLIPWCDVGERCAMKHGPRIGRLCDCLRGTACNTFFLRCY from the exons ATGGGCAGCGTCAAAGTCCTAGCCGCCGCGTACTACCTGGGCGTCTCTATCTCCGTGTTCATTGTCATCTGCCAGGGTCAGGCAGCATCGGAAAACAAGCTATCTTCacaagaggacacatttcaaacAGGATATTTCAGTAAGGACTTG GTGGAAGCACTTCAGGGGCTGGTGGATGGAAATAAGGACAACCGGATATCATTACAGAAAAAAGCCAGCTTAATTCCGTGG TGCGACGTGGGTGAGCGGTGCGCCATGAAACACGGGCCCCGAATCGGGAGACTCTGCGACTGTCTCAGAGGGACTGCTTGCAACACCTTCTTCCTCCGCTGTTATTGA
- the jtb gene encoding protein JTB isoform X1 — MESDCRIPIVCVRPRTLALNLLFWGVISLRVFGAALLGEERSSVDKTASTPCWKVEEFMVMARCAQCSTFQSKSVLACSPTGYVERIVCAKSNRDEFKSCRSSLLEEQLFWRFEGTVLGLMVLFALLVVLRQRSLDRLASEKVRRQIESI; from the exons ATGGAGAGCGACTGCAGGATCCCCATCGTTTGCGTACGACCCAGAACCCTTGCCCTGAATCTGCTCTTCTGGGGTGTGATATCGCTCAG GGTGTTTGGAGCTGCTCTGTTGGGTGAAGAGAGGAGCTCAG TGGACAAGACAGCCAGCACGCCATGCTGGAAGGTGGAGGAGTTCATGGTGATGGCCAGGTGTGCTCAGTGCAGCACCTTCCAGTCG AAGTCAGTGCTGGCCTGCAGCCCGACGGGTTACGTGGAGAGGATTGTTTGTGCCAAATCCAACAGGGATGAATTCAAGAG CTGTCGCTCATCCCTGTTGGAGGAGCAGCTCTTCTGGAGGTTTGAGGGCACGGTTTTGGGCCTGATGGTGCTCTTCGCGCTGCTGGTCGTCCTGCGGCAGCGCTCCCTGGACCGCCTGGCCTCGGAGAAGGTCCGTCGGCAAATCGAGTCCATCTAG
- the jtb gene encoding protein JTB isoform X2, with the protein MESDCRIPIVCVRPRTLALNLLFWGVISLRVFGAALLGEERSSVDKTASTPCWKVEEFMVMARCAQCSTFQSSVLACSPTGYVERIVCAKSNRDEFKSCRSSLLEEQLFWRFEGTVLGLMVLFALLVVLRQRSLDRLASEKVRRQIESI; encoded by the exons ATGGAGAGCGACTGCAGGATCCCCATCGTTTGCGTACGACCCAGAACCCTTGCCCTGAATCTGCTCTTCTGGGGTGTGATATCGCTCAG GGTGTTTGGAGCTGCTCTGTTGGGTGAAGAGAGGAGCTCAG TGGACAAGACAGCCAGCACGCCATGCTGGAAGGTGGAGGAGTTCATGGTGATGGCCAGGTGTGCTCAGTGCAGCACCTTCCAGTCG TCAGTGCTGGCCTGCAGCCCGACGGGTTACGTGGAGAGGATTGTTTGTGCCAAATCCAACAGGGATGAATTCAAGAG CTGTCGCTCATCCCTGTTGGAGGAGCAGCTCTTCTGGAGGTTTGAGGGCACGGTTTTGGGCCTGATGGTGCTCTTCGCGCTGCTGGTCGTCCTGCGGCAGCGCTCCCTGGACCGCCTGGCCTCGGAGAAGGTCCGTCGGCAAATCGAGTCCATCTAG